A window from Citrus sinensis cultivar Valencia sweet orange chromosome 3, DVS_A1.0, whole genome shotgun sequence encodes these proteins:
- the LOC127901185 gene encoding disease resistance protein RPV1-like isoform X1 produces the protein MASTSIQNISHWKYDAFLSFRGADTRKRFTGHLYAALKNKGLYVFKDDKELERGRSIPLELLKAIEESRISIIVFSQNYASSTWCLDELVKIVECKNAEDQIFPIFYDVEPTVVTKQTGNFHEAFAKHEEVFRDNKEKVQKWRDILKEVANISGWELKQSNESELIEEIVNVVSSKIRTKPETLKELVGMDSRCEKLRFLMDSGSSDVRMIGICGMGGLGKTTIARVVYDLISHEFEASGFLDNVREISSKGGLVSLQRQLLSQLLKLADNSIWNVFDGIDMLGSRLQRKKVLLVIDDVVDVKQLQSLAGNREWFGSGSRIIITSRDEHLLKTHGVDEVYKPHGLNYDEALQLFNMKAFKTYQPLQECVQLSARIIRYAGGLPLALEVLGSFLSGRSVDEWRSTLERLEIEPPSEILDILQISFDGLQELEKKIFLDIACFFKGNDRDYVTNFLEGCGFHPVIGIRVLIEKCLITVHNNTLWMHDLLQELGQQIVQRQSPEELGKRSRLWKEEEVCHVLTESTGTELVEGIVLDNYHHENEVYLCASAKAFSKMTNLRLLKICNLQLPNGLEYLSNRLRLLGWRGYPLKFLPSNLQMDKTIEIYMCYSRIGELWKGIKHLDKLKVMILSHSENLIRMPDFTGAPNLEKLILEGCTRLYEIHPSLLLHNKLIILNMKDCTSLITLPGKILMKSLEKLVLSGCSKLKKFPDIVGSMECLLKLLLDGTAIEELPLSIKLLSKLVLLVLNNCKNLKSLPTTISGLKCLSTLDVSGDLKFREFPEIVEHMEHLSELHLEGTAIRGLPLSIELLSGLVLLNLKNCRSLEILPVTVSNLKCLRSLKLSGCSKLKKFPEIVRSMKDLSELFLDGTSIKEVPSSIELLTKLELLNLSDCKNLVRLPSSIIALKSLKTLNLSGCFKLENVPETLGQIESLEELDISGTAVPHSTSWYSYIPINLMRKSVALKLPSLSGLCSLRKLNLTDCNLMEGALPSDIGNLCSLKELYLSKNSFVSLPTSITHLSKLLNIELEDCKRLQSLPQLPPNIRQVRVNGCASLVTLLDALKLCKSDSTMIACLDSLKLLGNKSLAFSMLREYLEAVSNTRQHLSVVVPGSEIPEWFMYQNEGSSITVTRPSNLYNKKKLVGYAICCVFHVLKNSRGNNCFGSYPTHQLNCHIGHGIYGIGFRDKFGQAGSDHLWLLYLSRQTCYDIRLPLESNLEPFESNHVNVSFEPWLGQGLEVKMCGLHPVYMDEVEELDQTTNQPSRFTVYNLNEFDQHFVGSKMIVATTSKRSLTEYFGAEASGSGCCDDEEPQPKRFRELE, from the exons ATGGCTTCCACCAGCATCCAAAATATCTCTCATTGGAAATATGATGCCTTCTTAAGCTTTAGAGGAGCAGACACCCGTAAACGCTTCACAGGTCATCTCTATGCTGCGTTGAAAAATAAGGGACTTTATGTATTCAAGGATGACAAAGAACTTGAGAGAGGAAGATCCATTCCACTAGAACTCCTTAAAGCAATTGAAGAATCAAGAATatcaattattgttttctcACAAAACTATGCTTCTTCCACTTGGTGCTTGGATGAACTTGTTAAGATTGTTGAATGCAAGAATGCAGAAGATCaaatttttcctattttctATGATGTGGAACCGACTGTGGTAACAAAACAGACAGGAAATTTTCATGAGGCATTTGCTAAACATGAAGAAGTTTTTAGGGACAATAAAGAAAAGGTGCAAAAGTGGAGAGACATTTTGAAAGAGGTGGCTAATATCTCCGGCTGGGAATTAAAACAAAG CAATGAGTCAGAACTTATTGAGGAAATTGTCAATGTGGTATCAAGTAAAATTCGTACAAAACCAGAGACTCTTAAGGAGCTAGTAGGAATGGATTCACGTTGTGAGAAACTAAGGTTTCTTATGGACTCAGGGTCTAGCGATGTGCGTATGATAGGGATCTGTGGGATGGGAGGTCTAGGTAAGACAACAATTGCAAGAGTTGTTTATGACTTGATCTCTCATGAATTTGAAGCAAGTGGTTTCCTTGACAATGTTAGAGAAATTTCCAGTAAAGGGGGCCTAGTCTCTTTACAAAGGCAACTCCTTTCCCAGTTATTAAAGCTTGCAGATAATAGCATATGGAATGTCTTTGATGGTATCGACATGTTAGGAAGTAGACTGCAAAGAAAAAAGGTTCTTCTTGTTATAGATGACGTGGTTGATGTAAAACAATTACAAAGTTTAGCTGGAAATCGTGAGTGGTTTGGTTCAGGCAGCCGGATCATCATAACATCAAGAGACGAACATTTGTTGAAAACACATGGGGTTGATGAAGTGTATAAGCCTCATGGGCTAAATTATGATGAAGCTCTTCAACTCTTCAATATGAAAGCTTTTAAAACTTATCAACCTTTGCAAGAATGTGTGCAGCTATCTGCACGTATTATCCGGTATGCTGGTGGTCTTCCATTGGCTCTAGAAGTTTTGGGTTCCTTTTTGTCTGGTAGATCTGTGGATGAGTGGAGAAGTACCCTGGAACGGCTAGAAATAGAACCTCCAAGTGAGATTCTGGATATACTTCAAATAAGTTTTGATGGGCTACAGGAgctagagaaaaaaatatttctcgaTATTGCATGTTTCTTTAAAGGAAATGATAGGGATTATGTCACGAACTTTCTAGAGGGATGTGGTTTTCATCCAGTTATTGGAATAAGAGTTCTTATTGAAAAATGTCTAATAACTGTGCATAATAACACACTGTGGATGCATGATTTGTTACAAGAATTAGGGCAACAAATTGTCCAGAGACAATCCCCTGAAGAACTTGGGAAACGCAGCAGATTATGGAAGGAAGAAGAAGTATGCCATGTGTTGACAGAAAGCACA GGAACTGAACTAGTGGAAGGAATAGTACTTGATAACTACCATCATGAAAATGAGGTGTATTTGTGTGCGAGTGCTAAAGCATTTTCGAAGATGACCAACCTAAGATTGCTCAAAATTTGTAATCTGCAACTTCCTAATGGCCTTGAATACCTGTCTAATAGGTTAAGGTTACTTGGTTGGCGTGGATATCCTTTGAAATTTTTGCCATCAAATTTGCAAATGGATAAAACTATTGAAATTTACATGTGTTATAGCCGCATCGGAGAATTGTGGAAGGGAATCAAA CATTTAGACAAGTTGAAAGTCATGATACTCAGCCATTCCGAGAACTTGATAAGGATGCCAGACTTCACAGGGGCCCCAAATTTAGAGAAGCTGATTCTTGAAGGATGTACAAGATTGTATGAAATTCACCCATCTCTGCTGCTTCACAATAAGCTTATCATATTGAACATGAAAGATTGTACAAGTCTTATAACTCTTCCTGGcaagattttgatgaaatctCTTGAAAAACTTGTTCTTTCTGGTTGCtcgaaattaaagaaatttccGGACATCGTGGGAAGTATGGAGTGTTTGTTGAAGCTTTTGTTGGATGGAACAGCTATTGAAGAACTGCCATTATCTATTAAACTTCTATCCAAACTTGTCTTGTTGGTTCTAAACAATTGCAAGAATCTCAAAAGTCTTCCAACGACCATAAGTGGTCTAAAATGTCTTTCAACTTTGGATGTCTCTGGTGATTTGAAATTTAGAGAGTTTCCAGAGATTGTAGAACATATGGAGCATCTGTCGGAACTTCATTTGGAGGGAACAGCCATTAGAGGATTGCCACTGTCAATTGAACTTCTGTCCGGCCTtgttttgttgaatttgaaaaattgcaGGAGTCTCGAGATTCTTCCAGTTACTGtaagtaatttaaaatgtCTTAGGTCTTTAAAGCTCTCTGGTTGCTCGAAACTTAAGAAGTTTCCTGAGATTGTAAGAAGTATGAAAGATCTGTCAGAGCTCTTTTTAGATGGAACTTCTATCAAAGAAGTGCCATCATCCATAGAACTTTTGACAAAACTTGAATTGCTGAACTTGAGTGACTGTAAAAATCTTGTGAGACTTCCAAGCAGTATAATTGCCTTGAAATCTCTCAAAACTCTGAATCTCTCTGGCTGCTTCAAACTTGAAAATGTGCCAGAGACACTTGGACAAATTGAAAGTTTGGAGGAGCTTGATATCAGTGGAACAGCTGTACCACATTCGACGTCATGGTATTCGTACATCCCAATCAACTTAATGCGAAAGTCTGTGGCTCTGAAGTTGCCTTCTCTCTCAGGTTTGTGTTCTTTGAGGAAATTGAATCTCACTGATTGTAATCTAATGGAAGGAGCCCTTCCAAGTGATATTGGCAACCTATGCTCATTAAAAGAGTTATATTTGAGTAAAAACAGCTTTGTTTCACTTCCAACAAGCATTACCCATCTTTCTAAGCTTCTGAATATTGAATTGGAGGATTGCAAGAGGCTTCAATCTCTGCCACAACTTCCACCCAATATCAGGCAAGTTAGAGTAAATGGTTGTGCTTCGTTAGTGACATTATTAGATGCTTTAAAATTATGCAAGTCCGACAGCACAATGATTGCTTGTTTAGACAGCTTAAAATTGCTCGGCAACAAAAGTTTGGCGTTTTCAATGCTACGAGAGTACCTAGAG GCAGTGTCAAATACAAGACAACATTTAAGCGTTGTTGTTCCAGGAAGTGAAATACCGGAGTGGTTCATGTATCAGAATGAGGGATCTTCAATAACAGTCACAAGGCCTTCAAATCTgtataataagaaaaagttGGTGGGATATGCTATCTGCTGTGTTTTTCATGTCCTAAAAAATTCACGTGGTAACAATTGTTTTGGTTCATATCCCACACATCAGTTGAATTGCCACATTGGACATGGCATTTATGGAATTGGATTTAGAGATAAATTCGGTCAGGCTGGGTCAGACCATCTTTGGCTACTCTATTTGTCTCGTCAAACATGCTACGATATTAGATTGCCTTTAGAGTCTAATCTTGAGCCTTTTGAATCTAATCATGTTAATGTATCATTTGAACCCTGGTTGGGCCAAGGATTGGAGGTGAAGATGTGTGGTTTACATCCAGTTTATATGGACGAAGTGGAGGAGTTAGACCAAACGACAAACCAACCAAGTCGTTTTACTGTTTATAATCTGAATGAATTCGATCAACATTTTGTTGGATCGAAGATGATTGTAGCCACAACGTCAAAGCGAAGCCTTACTGAATACTTTGGGGCAGAAGCCAGTGGAAGTGGCTGCTGTGATGATGAGGAACCACAACCTAAAAGGTTTAGAGAACTTGAATGA
- the LOC127901185 gene encoding disease resistance protein RPV1-like isoform X2 translates to MASTSIQNISHWKYDAFLSFRGADTRKRFTGHLYAALKNKGLYVFKDDKELERGRSIPLELLKAIEESRISIIVFSQNYASSTWCLDELVKIVECKNAEDQIFPIFYDVEPTVVTKQTGNFHEAFAKHEEVFRDNKEKVQKWRDILKEVANISGWELKQSNESELIEEIVNVVSSKIRTKPETLKELVGMDSRCEKLRFLMDSGSSDVRMIGICGMGGLGKTTIARVVYDLISHEFEASGFLDNVREISSKGGLVSLQRQLLSQLLKLADNSIWNVFDGIDMLGSRLQRKKVLLVIDDVVDVKQLQSLAGNREWFGSGSRIIITSRDEHLLKTHGVDEVYKPHGLNYDEALQLFNMKAFKTYQPLQECVQLSARIIRYAGGLPLALEVLGSFLSGRSVDEWRSTLERLEIEPPSEILDILQISFDGLQELEKKIFLDIACFFKGNDRDYVTNFLEGCGFHPVIGIRVLIEKCLITVHNNTLWMHDLLQELGQQIVQRQSPEELGKRSRLWKEEEVCHVLTESTGTELVEGIVLDNYHHENEVYLCASAKAFSKMTNLRLLKICNLQLPNGLEYLSNRLRLLGWRGYPLKFLPSNLQMDKTIEIYMCYSRIGELWKGIKHLDKLKVMILSHSENLIRMPDFTGAPNLEKLILEGCTRLYEIHPSLLLHNKLIILNMKDCTSLITLPGKILMKSLEKLVLSGCSKLKKFPDIVGSMECLLKLLLDGTAIEELPLSIKLLSKLVLLVLNNCKNLKSLPTTISGLKCLSTLDVSGDLKFREFPEIVEHMEHLSELHLEGTAIRGLPLSIELLSGLVLLNLKNCRSLEILPVTVSNLKCLRSLKLSGCSKLKKFPEIVRSMKDLSELFLDGTSIKEVPSSIELLTKLELLNLSDCKNLVRLPSSIIALKSLKTLNLSGCFKLENVPETLGQIESLEELDISGTAVPHSTSWYSYIPINLMRKSVALKLPSLSGLCSLRKLNLTDCNLMEGALPSDIGNLCSLKELYLSKNSFVSLPTSITHLSKLLNIELEDCKRLQSLPQLPPNIRQLKIARQQKFGVFNATRVPRGSVKYKTTFKRCCSRK, encoded by the exons ATGGCTTCCACCAGCATCCAAAATATCTCTCATTGGAAATATGATGCCTTCTTAAGCTTTAGAGGAGCAGACACCCGTAAACGCTTCACAGGTCATCTCTATGCTGCGTTGAAAAATAAGGGACTTTATGTATTCAAGGATGACAAAGAACTTGAGAGAGGAAGATCCATTCCACTAGAACTCCTTAAAGCAATTGAAGAATCAAGAATatcaattattgttttctcACAAAACTATGCTTCTTCCACTTGGTGCTTGGATGAACTTGTTAAGATTGTTGAATGCAAGAATGCAGAAGATCaaatttttcctattttctATGATGTGGAACCGACTGTGGTAACAAAACAGACAGGAAATTTTCATGAGGCATTTGCTAAACATGAAGAAGTTTTTAGGGACAATAAAGAAAAGGTGCAAAAGTGGAGAGACATTTTGAAAGAGGTGGCTAATATCTCCGGCTGGGAATTAAAACAAAG CAATGAGTCAGAACTTATTGAGGAAATTGTCAATGTGGTATCAAGTAAAATTCGTACAAAACCAGAGACTCTTAAGGAGCTAGTAGGAATGGATTCACGTTGTGAGAAACTAAGGTTTCTTATGGACTCAGGGTCTAGCGATGTGCGTATGATAGGGATCTGTGGGATGGGAGGTCTAGGTAAGACAACAATTGCAAGAGTTGTTTATGACTTGATCTCTCATGAATTTGAAGCAAGTGGTTTCCTTGACAATGTTAGAGAAATTTCCAGTAAAGGGGGCCTAGTCTCTTTACAAAGGCAACTCCTTTCCCAGTTATTAAAGCTTGCAGATAATAGCATATGGAATGTCTTTGATGGTATCGACATGTTAGGAAGTAGACTGCAAAGAAAAAAGGTTCTTCTTGTTATAGATGACGTGGTTGATGTAAAACAATTACAAAGTTTAGCTGGAAATCGTGAGTGGTTTGGTTCAGGCAGCCGGATCATCATAACATCAAGAGACGAACATTTGTTGAAAACACATGGGGTTGATGAAGTGTATAAGCCTCATGGGCTAAATTATGATGAAGCTCTTCAACTCTTCAATATGAAAGCTTTTAAAACTTATCAACCTTTGCAAGAATGTGTGCAGCTATCTGCACGTATTATCCGGTATGCTGGTGGTCTTCCATTGGCTCTAGAAGTTTTGGGTTCCTTTTTGTCTGGTAGATCTGTGGATGAGTGGAGAAGTACCCTGGAACGGCTAGAAATAGAACCTCCAAGTGAGATTCTGGATATACTTCAAATAAGTTTTGATGGGCTACAGGAgctagagaaaaaaatatttctcgaTATTGCATGTTTCTTTAAAGGAAATGATAGGGATTATGTCACGAACTTTCTAGAGGGATGTGGTTTTCATCCAGTTATTGGAATAAGAGTTCTTATTGAAAAATGTCTAATAACTGTGCATAATAACACACTGTGGATGCATGATTTGTTACAAGAATTAGGGCAACAAATTGTCCAGAGACAATCCCCTGAAGAACTTGGGAAACGCAGCAGATTATGGAAGGAAGAAGAAGTATGCCATGTGTTGACAGAAAGCACA GGAACTGAACTAGTGGAAGGAATAGTACTTGATAACTACCATCATGAAAATGAGGTGTATTTGTGTGCGAGTGCTAAAGCATTTTCGAAGATGACCAACCTAAGATTGCTCAAAATTTGTAATCTGCAACTTCCTAATGGCCTTGAATACCTGTCTAATAGGTTAAGGTTACTTGGTTGGCGTGGATATCCTTTGAAATTTTTGCCATCAAATTTGCAAATGGATAAAACTATTGAAATTTACATGTGTTATAGCCGCATCGGAGAATTGTGGAAGGGAATCAAA CATTTAGACAAGTTGAAAGTCATGATACTCAGCCATTCCGAGAACTTGATAAGGATGCCAGACTTCACAGGGGCCCCAAATTTAGAGAAGCTGATTCTTGAAGGATGTACAAGATTGTATGAAATTCACCCATCTCTGCTGCTTCACAATAAGCTTATCATATTGAACATGAAAGATTGTACAAGTCTTATAACTCTTCCTGGcaagattttgatgaaatctCTTGAAAAACTTGTTCTTTCTGGTTGCtcgaaattaaagaaatttccGGACATCGTGGGAAGTATGGAGTGTTTGTTGAAGCTTTTGTTGGATGGAACAGCTATTGAAGAACTGCCATTATCTATTAAACTTCTATCCAAACTTGTCTTGTTGGTTCTAAACAATTGCAAGAATCTCAAAAGTCTTCCAACGACCATAAGTGGTCTAAAATGTCTTTCAACTTTGGATGTCTCTGGTGATTTGAAATTTAGAGAGTTTCCAGAGATTGTAGAACATATGGAGCATCTGTCGGAACTTCATTTGGAGGGAACAGCCATTAGAGGATTGCCACTGTCAATTGAACTTCTGTCCGGCCTtgttttgttgaatttgaaaaattgcaGGAGTCTCGAGATTCTTCCAGTTACTGtaagtaatttaaaatgtCTTAGGTCTTTAAAGCTCTCTGGTTGCTCGAAACTTAAGAAGTTTCCTGAGATTGTAAGAAGTATGAAAGATCTGTCAGAGCTCTTTTTAGATGGAACTTCTATCAAAGAAGTGCCATCATCCATAGAACTTTTGACAAAACTTGAATTGCTGAACTTGAGTGACTGTAAAAATCTTGTGAGACTTCCAAGCAGTATAATTGCCTTGAAATCTCTCAAAACTCTGAATCTCTCTGGCTGCTTCAAACTTGAAAATGTGCCAGAGACACTTGGACAAATTGAAAGTTTGGAGGAGCTTGATATCAGTGGAACAGCTGTACCACATTCGACGTCATGGTATTCGTACATCCCAATCAACTTAATGCGAAAGTCTGTGGCTCTGAAGTTGCCTTCTCTCTCAGGTTTGTGTTCTTTGAGGAAATTGAATCTCACTGATTGTAATCTAATGGAAGGAGCCCTTCCAAGTGATATTGGCAACCTATGCTCATTAAAAGAGTTATATTTGAGTAAAAACAGCTTTGTTTCACTTCCAACAAGCATTACCCATCTTTCTAAGCTTCTGAATATTGAATTGGAGGATTGCAAGAGGCTTCAATCTCTGCCACAACTTCCACCCAATATCAG ACAGCTTAAAATTGCTCGGCAACAAAAGTTTGGCGTTTTCAATGCTACGAGAGTACCTAGAG GCAGTGTCAAATACAAGACAACATTTAAGCGTTGTTGTTCCAGGAAGTGA
- the LOC127901185 gene encoding disease resistance protein RUN1-like isoform X3, whose translation MASTSIQNISHWKYDAFLSFRGADTRKRFTGHLYAALKNKGLYVFKDDKELERGRSIPLELLKAIEESRISIIVFSQNYASSTWCLDELVKIVECKNAEDQIFPIFYDVEPTVVTKQTGNFHEAFAKHEEVFRDNKEKVQKWRDILKEVANISGWELKQSNESELIEEIVNVVSSKIRTKPETLKELVGMDSRCEKLRFLMDSGSSDVRMIGICGMGGLGKTTIARVVYDLISHEFEASGFLDNVREISSKGGLVSLQRQLLSQLLKLADNSIWNVFDGIDMLGSRLQRKKVLLVIDDVVDVKQLQSLAGNREWFGSGSRIIITSRDEHLLKTHGVDEVYKPHGLNYDEALQLFNMKAFKTYQPLQECVQLSARIIRYAGGLPLALEVLGSFLSGRSVDEWRSTLERLEIEPPSEILDILQISFDGLQELEKKIFLDIACFFKGNDRDYVTNFLEGCGFHPVIGIRVLIEKCLITVHNNTLWMHDLLQELGQQIVQRQSPEELGKRSRLWKEEEVCHVLTESTGTELVEGIVLDNYHHENEVYLCASAKAFSKMTNLRLLKICNLQLPNGLEYLSNRLRLLGWRGYPLKFLPSNLQMDKTIEIYMCYSRIGELWKGIKHLDKLKVMILSHSENLIRMPDFTGAPNLEKLILEGCTRLYEIHPSLLLHNKLIILNMKDCTSLITLPGKILMKSLEKLVLSGCSKLKKFPDIVGSMECLLKLLLDGTAIEELPLSIKLLSKLVLLVLNNCKNLKSLPTTISGLKCLSTLDVSGDLKFREFPEIVEHMEHLSELHLEGTAIRGLPLSIELLSGLVLLNLKNCRSLEILPVTVSNLKCLRSLKLSGCSKLKKFPEIVRSMKDLSELFLDGTSIKEVPSSIELLTKLELLNLSDCKNLVRLPSSIIALKSLKTLNLSGCFKLENVPETLGQIESLEELDISGTAVPHSTSWYSYIPINLMRKSVALKLPSLSALFHFQQALPIFLSF comes from the exons ATGGCTTCCACCAGCATCCAAAATATCTCTCATTGGAAATATGATGCCTTCTTAAGCTTTAGAGGAGCAGACACCCGTAAACGCTTCACAGGTCATCTCTATGCTGCGTTGAAAAATAAGGGACTTTATGTATTCAAGGATGACAAAGAACTTGAGAGAGGAAGATCCATTCCACTAGAACTCCTTAAAGCAATTGAAGAATCAAGAATatcaattattgttttctcACAAAACTATGCTTCTTCCACTTGGTGCTTGGATGAACTTGTTAAGATTGTTGAATGCAAGAATGCAGAAGATCaaatttttcctattttctATGATGTGGAACCGACTGTGGTAACAAAACAGACAGGAAATTTTCATGAGGCATTTGCTAAACATGAAGAAGTTTTTAGGGACAATAAAGAAAAGGTGCAAAAGTGGAGAGACATTTTGAAAGAGGTGGCTAATATCTCCGGCTGGGAATTAAAACAAAG CAATGAGTCAGAACTTATTGAGGAAATTGTCAATGTGGTATCAAGTAAAATTCGTACAAAACCAGAGACTCTTAAGGAGCTAGTAGGAATGGATTCACGTTGTGAGAAACTAAGGTTTCTTATGGACTCAGGGTCTAGCGATGTGCGTATGATAGGGATCTGTGGGATGGGAGGTCTAGGTAAGACAACAATTGCAAGAGTTGTTTATGACTTGATCTCTCATGAATTTGAAGCAAGTGGTTTCCTTGACAATGTTAGAGAAATTTCCAGTAAAGGGGGCCTAGTCTCTTTACAAAGGCAACTCCTTTCCCAGTTATTAAAGCTTGCAGATAATAGCATATGGAATGTCTTTGATGGTATCGACATGTTAGGAAGTAGACTGCAAAGAAAAAAGGTTCTTCTTGTTATAGATGACGTGGTTGATGTAAAACAATTACAAAGTTTAGCTGGAAATCGTGAGTGGTTTGGTTCAGGCAGCCGGATCATCATAACATCAAGAGACGAACATTTGTTGAAAACACATGGGGTTGATGAAGTGTATAAGCCTCATGGGCTAAATTATGATGAAGCTCTTCAACTCTTCAATATGAAAGCTTTTAAAACTTATCAACCTTTGCAAGAATGTGTGCAGCTATCTGCACGTATTATCCGGTATGCTGGTGGTCTTCCATTGGCTCTAGAAGTTTTGGGTTCCTTTTTGTCTGGTAGATCTGTGGATGAGTGGAGAAGTACCCTGGAACGGCTAGAAATAGAACCTCCAAGTGAGATTCTGGATATACTTCAAATAAGTTTTGATGGGCTACAGGAgctagagaaaaaaatatttctcgaTATTGCATGTTTCTTTAAAGGAAATGATAGGGATTATGTCACGAACTTTCTAGAGGGATGTGGTTTTCATCCAGTTATTGGAATAAGAGTTCTTATTGAAAAATGTCTAATAACTGTGCATAATAACACACTGTGGATGCATGATTTGTTACAAGAATTAGGGCAACAAATTGTCCAGAGACAATCCCCTGAAGAACTTGGGAAACGCAGCAGATTATGGAAGGAAGAAGAAGTATGCCATGTGTTGACAGAAAGCACA GGAACTGAACTAGTGGAAGGAATAGTACTTGATAACTACCATCATGAAAATGAGGTGTATTTGTGTGCGAGTGCTAAAGCATTTTCGAAGATGACCAACCTAAGATTGCTCAAAATTTGTAATCTGCAACTTCCTAATGGCCTTGAATACCTGTCTAATAGGTTAAGGTTACTTGGTTGGCGTGGATATCCTTTGAAATTTTTGCCATCAAATTTGCAAATGGATAAAACTATTGAAATTTACATGTGTTATAGCCGCATCGGAGAATTGTGGAAGGGAATCAAA CATTTAGACAAGTTGAAAGTCATGATACTCAGCCATTCCGAGAACTTGATAAGGATGCCAGACTTCACAGGGGCCCCAAATTTAGAGAAGCTGATTCTTGAAGGATGTACAAGATTGTATGAAATTCACCCATCTCTGCTGCTTCACAATAAGCTTATCATATTGAACATGAAAGATTGTACAAGTCTTATAACTCTTCCTGGcaagattttgatgaaatctCTTGAAAAACTTGTTCTTTCTGGTTGCtcgaaattaaagaaatttccGGACATCGTGGGAAGTATGGAGTGTTTGTTGAAGCTTTTGTTGGATGGAACAGCTATTGAAGAACTGCCATTATCTATTAAACTTCTATCCAAACTTGTCTTGTTGGTTCTAAACAATTGCAAGAATCTCAAAAGTCTTCCAACGACCATAAGTGGTCTAAAATGTCTTTCAACTTTGGATGTCTCTGGTGATTTGAAATTTAGAGAGTTTCCAGAGATTGTAGAACATATGGAGCATCTGTCGGAACTTCATTTGGAGGGAACAGCCATTAGAGGATTGCCACTGTCAATTGAACTTCTGTCCGGCCTtgttttgttgaatttgaaaaattgcaGGAGTCTCGAGATTCTTCCAGTTACTGtaagtaatttaaaatgtCTTAGGTCTTTAAAGCTCTCTGGTTGCTCGAAACTTAAGAAGTTTCCTGAGATTGTAAGAAGTATGAAAGATCTGTCAGAGCTCTTTTTAGATGGAACTTCTATCAAAGAAGTGCCATCATCCATAGAACTTTTGACAAAACTTGAATTGCTGAACTTGAGTGACTGTAAAAATCTTGTGAGACTTCCAAGCAGTATAATTGCCTTGAAATCTCTCAAAACTCTGAATCTCTCTGGCTGCTTCAAACTTGAAAATGTGCCAGAGACACTTGGACAAATTGAAAGTTTGGAGGAGCTTGATATCAGTGGAACAGCTGTACCACATTCGACGTCATGGTATTCGTACATCCCAATCAACTTAATGCGAAAGTCTGTGGCTCTGAAGTTGCCTTCTCTCTCAG CTTTGTTTCACTTCCAACAAGCATTACCCATCTTTCTAAGCTTCTGA